CCTGGTGGGGGTGGCCCTGATTATCGGCGCCTGGAAACTCCTGGGCGCCCGGGACGGTCTGCCGGAAATGGCCCTCACCAATCCTGCGGAAATCCGCACCGCCCTCACCTTCGGCTGTATTTACGCGATAGTGCTGGCCCTGGCCGCCTGGCTCTCGGACGTGGCCGGGGCCTGGGGCCTCTACGGTATCGCCCTGGTTTCCGGGCTCACCGACGTGGATGCCATTACCCTCTCTTCCCTGCGCCTCTACGGCCTGGGCAAACTACCCGGATCGGAGGCCATTACGGCCATACTTCTGGCCCTGCTAGCCAACCTGGTCTTCAAGCTGGGTATCGTCTTCGTGGTGGCCGGGGCCGCCCGGGGGCGGCGCATCGCCATCGCCTTCGCCCTCCTGGGCCTGGGCTCCGTGGCCGGTTGGGCCTTGAGCTGAAATAAATTGCCGAAAGGGAGGGGACGCCCCCTGCCCTTTCAGCCCCCCCAACCAGGAACGCCCCGGGCTTGAAATTCTCCGCCGAGGGCTCATGATTAGCCCCATGGCATTCCCAGGAGTTGCCCATGGTTTCCCCCACCCCGTCCCAGGTCCGCCCTCCCGCCGTCGCCGGGCTGTTTTATCCCGCTGATCCGGAGACCCTTCGCCTCCAGGTCCGGGCCCTGCTGGAAGCTCCCGAAGCGCCTTCCGCCCCGGCCCTGCCCGGCCCCCTCAAAGCCCTGCTGGTGCCCCACGCCGGTTACGTGTATTCCGGGGAAATTGCCGCCAGCGCCTACCGCCTCCTAGCCCCCTTGAAGAACCGTATTCAACGGGTAGTGCTCCTCGGCCCCACCCATCGGGTGCCGGTGCGAGGCCTAGCCCTGCCCGAGGCGGAGGCGTTTGCCACCCCCCTGGGCACCGTTCCCCTGGATGAACCGGGCATGGGCGCCCTGGCCGATCTGCCCCAGGTTTCCCGGCGCCCGGACGTGCATCGGGAAGAGCATGCCCTGGAAGTCCAGCTCCCCTTTCTCCAGGTGCAACTGGGCCATTTCCATCTCCTGCCCCTGGCCGTGGGCATGGCCTCCCCGGAAGAGGTAGCCCAGGTATTGGAGCGGCTCTGGGGCGGCCCGGAAACCCTGATTCTGATCAGCTCCGACCTCTCCCATTACCTTACCTACGGGGAAGCCCGGGAGCAGGACCAACAGACCTGGCAACGCATCCAGGCCCTGGACCCGGACCTGCGGCCGGAAGATGCCTGCGGCGCCCTGGCCCTGGATGGCCTGATCCTGGTCGCCCGCCGCCATGGTCTGATGCCCCTGCCCCTAGACCTACGTAATTCCGGGGATACGGCGGGGGACAAGCACCGGGTAGTGGGATACGGGGCCATGGCCTTCTGCGTCCCCCCCGCCCCGATTCCGGGAGATAACCATGGTCCCGCCTGACAGCGCCCCGGGGGATGCCCGGCTCGGCCCCACCCTGCTGGCCCTGGCCCGCAATGCCATTGCCCGGGAACTGGGCCAACCGGAACAGCCGGAACCCCGGCCACCGGAGCGGCCCGCCCGTCTGGCCCAGCCCGGCGCCACCTTTGTCACCCTGACCCGCCGGGGGCAACTCCGGGGCTGCATCGGCAGCCTGGAAGCCTATCGCCCCCTGGCGGAAGATGTGGCCGTCAACGCCCGGGCCGCCGCCTTCCGGGACCCCCGCTTTGATCCGGTGGACGCCACCGAATATCCGGACATCGCCCTGGAAGTGTCCCTCCTCTCCGCCCCCGAGCCTTTTCCTGTACGGGACGAAGGAGATGCGTTGGCCCGGCTGCGCCCCGGGGAAGACGGACTGGTCTTCACCTTCCAGGGACGGCGGGCCACCTTTCTGCCCCAGGTTTGGGAAAGTCTGCCGGACCCGGAAACCTTCCTCACCCAGTTAAAGCGCAAAGCCGGACTCCCCGGGGACTTCTGGGACCCGGAGGTCCGTCTGGAACGCTACCGGGTCCAGCATTGGCAGGAAAGCCAAAGTTAAGGCCTTTCCCCATGGATAGGTCCGACTCCCCATCCCCCTTCCCGGCCCGCTGGTGGCATCCCCTGGCAGACGGCCGCCTCCAATGCGACCTCTGCCCCCGGGACTGCCGCCTCCAGGATGGCCAGAAGGGCGCCTGTTTCGTGCGCCAGGCCCAGGGAGGGCAAATGGTGCTCACCACCTATGGCCGCTCCTCCGGCTTTTGCCTGGACCCGGTGGAGAAAAAACCCCTCAATCACTTCTACCCCGGCACATCCATCCTCTCCTTCGGTACCGCGGGCTGCAATCTGGCCTGCCGCTTCTGCCAGAACTGGGATATTTCCAAGGCCCGGGACATGGACCGGCTCCAGGAGCAGGCCGCCCCGGAAGCCATTGCCCAGGCGGCCCTAGGCCATGGGGCTCGAGCCGTGGCCTTTACCTACAACGATCCGGTGATTTTTGCGGAATACGCCCTGGATACGGCGGCGGCCTGCCACGCCCGGGGCATTCAAACCGTGGCGGTGACGGCGGGTTATATCCATGACCAGCCCCGGCGGGAATTTTTCGCCGCCATGGACGCCGCCAACGTGGACCTCAAGGGCTTTACCGAGTCCTTTTACCGCAGCCTCTGCGCCGGCCATTTACAGCCGGTGCTGGATACCCTGACCTACATCCACCGGGAAACGGACTGCTGGCTGGAAATCACTACCCTCCTCATCCCCGGGGAGAACGACAGCCCGGAAGAACTGGCGGCCATGAGCACCTGGATCGCCCGGGAACTGGGCCCGGACGTACCCCTCCATTTCACCGCCTTTCATCCGGACTGGAAAATGGGGGATACCCCGCCCACGCCCCTGGCCACCCTGACCCGGGCCCGGGCCATCGCCCGAGACGCCGGGCTCCACTACGTTTATACGGGCAATGTGCATGACCCGGAGGGGGGCACCACCTATTGCCCCCATTGCCACACCGGGGTGATACGCCGGGATTGGTATGACATCACCGACTACCGCCTGGATAGCCAGGGCCGCTGCCCGGATTGCGGCACGCCCCTGGCGGGGCGATTCGGCCCGGTTCCGGGGACTTTCGGCGCCCGGCGCATTCCGGTGCGCCTGGAAACGCCGGACTGAGACTGAGCCGGGCGTAGAAACCCCTCCGCCAGGCAGGGCTTTCTACGCCCATTTTCGCCGGCCCACCGCCTCCGGCCACCGGTCCCAATCCGCTATAATCCACCCTCCTGCCGCCCCGAACCCGGCCTTGCCGCCCAGTTGGGGCGTGCTGGCGTTGACCAACCCTGAAGCCCAGAACAGTCCCGTGTCCGCTCCCGCTCCCATCGCCCCCATCGATCACCCCGCCCTGCCTGCCTTGCCGCCCCTGCCCAAGCCGGGGGAACGGCTGCATCTGCCCCTTCTGGCCGGTTCCGCCGACGCCCTGGCCCTAGCCCGTCTGGCCCGCCAGGAAGGGGTAACGGCCGCCGGAGGAAAGCGCCGCATGCTGGCCGTGCTCACCGCCAGTCCGGCGGATGCCCGGCGCCTGCTGGAGGAAATTCCCTGGTTCGGGCCTGAACTCCGGGTGCGGCTCCTGCCCGACTGGGAAACCCTGCCCTACGACAACTTTTCCCCCCACCAGGATCTGGTTTCCGAGCGCCTCGCCACCCTCTACGCGGTCATGCGCCAGGAATGCGACATTCTCCTGGTGCCCGCGGCCTCCGCCGTCTATCGGCTGGTGCCCCCGGCCTATCTGGCGGCCTATACCTTTTTCATCAAGCAGGGGGAAAAGCTCAACGGGGATCAGCTGCGGGACCAGCTCACCCTGGCGGGCTACACCCACGTCACCCAGGTAGTCAGCCCGGGGGAATACTCGGTGCGGGGCGGGCTCATCGACCTTTACCCCATGGGCTCCCCCCTGCCTTACCGGATCGACCTCTTTGATGAAGAGGTGGAAACCCTGCGCACCTTCGACGCGGACACCCAGCGCACCCTCTACCCGGTGCCGGAAATCCGCCTCCTGCCGGCCCGGGAATTCCCCATGGACGACCAGGGCCGCAGCCACTTCCGCCAGCGCTTCCGGGAAGTGTTCGAGGGGGACCCGGCCAAGTCCGGCGTGTACAAGGATGTTTCCAACGGCATACCCTCCGCCGGTATTGAATACTGGCTGCCCCTGTTTTTCGACCAGACCGCCACCCTTTTCGACTATCTGGGGCAAGAAGCGGTCCTGTGCCTGCACCGGGACGTGGGGGAAGCCATCCGGGAATTCTGGAAGGAAACCCAGAGCCGTTACCGGCTCATGGCCGGGGACAAGGCCCGTCCCCTCCTGCCCCCGGATCAGCTGTTCCTCATGGAAGAAGCCTTTTTCCTGGCCGCCCAGCCCCTGGGCAAGGTGGTGGTCAATGGGGCGGAGGAGGAACACACCCGGGGCCGTCTGCCCCTGGCCGCCCCCCTGCCTCCCCTGGCGGTGGAACGGCGGGCGGAAGACCCGCTCCTGGCCTTAAAGCGCTTTCTGGACAGCTACCCCGGCCGGGTCATGGTCCTGGCCGAATCCGCCGGGCGCCGGGAAACTCTCCAGCAAATGCTGGGGGAACATGGCTTAAAGCCCGTCATTGGGGGGGATTTCCCCACCCTGCTGGGGGACGGCGCCCCCCTCAGCCTGGGGGTGGCTCCCTTGCAGGGGGGCTTTGCCCTGGACGGCCTGGCCCTGGTCACAGAAAACGAGCTGTACGCGGGCAGTCCCACCCGGCGCAGCCGCCGGGATGCCCAGCGCAAGGCCTCCGTGGAAAACTGGCTGCGGGACCTGACCGAACTCAAGGTGGGAGACCCGGTCGTCCATGAATCCCACGGCATCGGCCGTTACATGGGACTGGTACGCCTGGACCTGGGGGATGGGGAAATGGAGTTTCTCGAACTCCATTACGCCAACCAGGCCAAGCTCTACGTGCCCGTTTCCCAGCTCCATGTGATTTCCCGTTACTCCGGGAGCGAACCGGAAACCGCCCCCCTCCATACCCTGGGCTCGGGCCAGTGGGAAAAGGCCAAGAAAAAGGCAGCGGAACAGGCCCGGGACACGGCGGCGGAACTCCTGGCCATCTACGCCGCCCGGGCGGCCCGGCAGGGCCATGCCTTCCAGTTCAAGGACAGCGATTACGAGGCCTTTGCAGAGGGCTTCGGTTTCGAGGAAACCCCGGACCAGGCCCAGGCCATCGCCGCCGTGCTGGAGGACATGCAAAAGGGCAAGCCCATGGACCGGCTGGTCTGCGGCGATGTGGGCTTTGGCAAGACGGAAGTGGCCCTGCGGGCGGCCTTCGTGGCCGTGGCCGGGGGCAAGCAGGTGGCCGTGCTGTGCCCCACCACCCTGCTCTGCGAACAGCACTACCAGACCTTCAAGGACCGGTTCGCCGACTGGCCGGTGACCATCACCGAACTCTCCCGCTTCAAAACCGCCAAGGAAAGCAGCCAGGCCATAAAGCAACTGGGGGAAGGCAAAATCGACATCGTCATCGGCACCCACAAGCTGATCGGCAAGGAGGTCCAGTTCTCCCGCCTAGGGCTGGTAATCATCGACGAAGAACACCGCTTCGGGGTACGCCAGAAGGAAGCCCTCAAGGCCCTGCGGGCGGAGGTGGACGTGCTCACCCTCACCGCCACCCCCAT
This sequence is a window from Azospira inquinata. Protein-coding genes within it:
- the mfd gene encoding transcription-repair coupling factor — translated: MSAPAPIAPIDHPALPALPPLPKPGERLHLPLLAGSADALALARLARQEGVTAAGGKRRMLAVLTASPADARRLLEEIPWFGPELRVRLLPDWETLPYDNFSPHQDLVSERLATLYAVMRQECDILLVPAASAVYRLVPPAYLAAYTFFIKQGEKLNGDQLRDQLTLAGYTHVTQVVSPGEYSVRGGLIDLYPMGSPLPYRIDLFDEEVETLRTFDADTQRTLYPVPEIRLLPAREFPMDDQGRSHFRQRFREVFEGDPAKSGVYKDVSNGIPSAGIEYWLPLFFDQTATLFDYLGQEAVLCLHRDVGEAIREFWKETQSRYRLMAGDKARPLLPPDQLFLMEEAFFLAAQPLGKVVVNGAEEEHTRGRLPLAAPLPPLAVERRAEDPLLALKRFLDSYPGRVMVLAESAGRRETLQQMLGEHGLKPVIGGDFPTLLGDGAPLSLGVAPLQGGFALDGLALVTENELYAGSPTRRSRRDAQRKASVENWLRDLTELKVGDPVVHESHGIGRYMGLVRLDLGDGEMEFLELHYANQAKLYVPVSQLHVISRYSGSEPETAPLHTLGSGQWEKAKKKAAEQARDTAAELLAIYAARAARQGHAFQFKDSDYEAFAEGFGFEETPDQAQAIAAVLEDMQKGKPMDRLVCGDVGFGKTEVALRAAFVAVAGGKQVAVLCPTTLLCEQHYQTFKDRFADWPVTITELSRFKTAKESSQAIKQLGEGKIDIVIGTHKLIGKEVQFSRLGLVIIDEEHRFGVRQKEALKALRAEVDVLTLTATPIPRTLAMSLEGLRDFSVIATAPQKRLAIKTFVTKQSDGVIREAVLRELKRGGQVYFLHNEVDTIANMQERLTKLVPEARIVVGHGQMSERELERVMRDFTGQRANLLLCTTIIETGIDNPHANTILINRAEKFGLAQLHQLRGRVGRSHHQAYAYLLIQDEKALTKQAKQRLEAIQHMEELGAGFYLAMHDLEIRGAGEVLGDNQSGEMQEVGFNLYTDMLNRAVAALKQGQSLEDEDLTQPLGLTTEINLHAPALLPDAYCPDVNERLSLYKRLSNCTQGEDLDQLQEELIDRFGELPPQAQSLLATHRLRLAAKPLGVIKLDAGPSQVLVQFCPNPPIDPYKIIQLIQKNRNYKLAGQDKLSLSRSSPTLADRVGAVKELFHQLTA
- the amrA gene encoding AmmeMemoRadiSam system protein A — its product is MVPPDSAPGDARLGPTLLALARNAIARELGQPEQPEPRPPERPARLAQPGATFVTLTRRGQLRGCIGSLEAYRPLAEDVAVNARAAAFRDPRFDPVDATEYPDIALEVSLLSAPEPFPVRDEGDALARLRPGEDGLVFTFQGRRATFLPQVWESLPDPETFLTQLKRKAGLPGDFWDPEVRLERYRVQHWQESQS
- the amrS gene encoding AmmeMemoRadiSam system radical SAM enzyme, with the translated sequence MDRSDSPSPFPARWWHPLADGRLQCDLCPRDCRLQDGQKGACFVRQAQGGQMVLTTYGRSSGFCLDPVEKKPLNHFYPGTSILSFGTAGCNLACRFCQNWDISKARDMDRLQEQAAPEAIAQAALGHGARAVAFTYNDPVIFAEYALDTAAACHARGIQTVAVTAGYIHDQPRREFFAAMDAANVDLKGFTESFYRSLCAGHLQPVLDTLTYIHRETDCWLEITTLLIPGENDSPEELAAMSTWIARELGPDVPLHFTAFHPDWKMGDTPPTPLATLTRARAIARDAGLHYVYTGNVHDPEGGTTYCPHCHTGVIRRDWYDITDYRLDSQGRCPDCGTPLAGRFGPVPGTFGARRIPVRLETPD
- the amrB gene encoding AmmeMemoRadiSam system protein B translates to MVSPTPSQVRPPAVAGLFYPADPETLRLQVRALLEAPEAPSAPALPGPLKALLVPHAGYVYSGEIAASAYRLLAPLKNRIQRVVLLGPTHRVPVRGLALPEAEAFATPLGTVPLDEPGMGALADLPQVSRRPDVHREEHALEVQLPFLQVQLGHFHLLPLAVGMASPEEVAQVLERLWGGPETLILISSDLSHYLTYGEAREQDQQTWQRIQALDPDLRPEDACGALALDGLILVARRHGLMPLPLDLRNSGDTAGDKHRVVGYGAMAFCVPPAPIPGDNHGPA